Proteins encoded by one window of Pelmatolapia mariae isolate MD_Pm_ZW linkage group LG14, Pm_UMD_F_2, whole genome shotgun sequence:
- the golim4a gene encoding Golgi integral membrane protein 4a produces the protein MGNGVCSRRQRRIFQCLLLVTVVCGVMYGGMMSYEMHKQLKRTEAMALKYQQHQESLSAQLQVVYEHRSRLEKSLQKERLEHKKAKEDYLVYKLEAQQSLNKEKQESNSKYNSLQVQHQMLKNQHEDLKRQYYDLHEQHQVQGKDHSRLLDEHKERYDKLQEAKEIEVSQLKESVVNLREENKQLRKAHHNIHMQLQDAQIHHQDLKAAHDHLALTLEDHKSALAAAQAQVNEYKQLKETLQKAPSMAQHAQANTEPKSYAHEDQQAHWNTDSRANEAHAHSEVQSHSTVTQHAVSEKDEDREGEAERRRELAEEEMAQAGQPQKLEEDPDQLQDEQQEEEQEPEHEEEDENALDRRKRQPQMDPPVNLHPEDQLQHQVPPQVQHLKSAYEQQQEQQRLQAQRAEEGRQIQRRQEALQAERERVLKDREQRLKEEQERERQQHREADRREQILREEHERKRTEYENVDNDIREDDGHAEVDEERDVHMLHEQEAEENRETDHRVPPHQQGDIDDDLNPEDDPNNQGEDEFDEAEDARLPHRAAEADENAAEEEEEPAAPAQHIQMHQDPKQPTVEEELVIAGNPDQQEDTLDDQYQEEAEDEAQEDIAGGQKREEEGEDQYNEENRDQDEGKNQEGPRMDGDHRNDAKNNEDVNYEEEEEEGEEDADKGNNRRAEM, from the exons TGGTGTATGAGCATCGCTCCAGGTTGGAGAAGAGTCTTCAGAAGGAGAGGTTGGAGCACAAAAAGGCCAAAGAAG atTATCTGGTTTATAAGCTCGAAGCACAGCAATCATTGAACAAGGAGAAG CAAGAATCAAACAGCAAATACAACTCCTTACAAGTCCAACATCAGATGTTAAAG AATCAGCACGAGGACCTGAAGAGGCAGTATTATGATCTGCACGAGCAGCACCAAGTCCAGGGCAAGGATCACAGCCGGCTGCTGGATGAACACAAGGAGCGCTACGATAAACTTCAGGAGGCCAAAGAGATAGAAGTCTCCCAGCTCAAAG AGAGTGTTGTTAACCTAAGAGAGGAAAATAAACAACTGAGGAAAGCCCATCACAACATTCACATGCAGCTACAGGATGCCCAG ATCCACCATCAGGACCTGAAGGCAGCCCACGATCACCTCGCACTGACGCTGGAAGACCACAAGAGTGCGCTGGCTGCAGCTCAG GCACAGGTGAATGAATACAAACAGCTCAAGGAGACCCTGCAAAAGGCGCCCAGCATGGCACAACATGCACAAGCCAACACAGAACCCAAGTCCTACGCACATGAAGATCAGCAGGCTCACTGGAACACTGATTCAAGG GCCAATGAAGCGCACGCCCACTCTGAGGTCCAGTCCCACTCCACTGTAACCCAGCACGCCGTGTCTGAGAAAGAcgaggacagagagggagaggcagagaggaggagggaacTGGCAGAGGAGGAGATGGCCCAAGCTGGACAGCCTcagaagctggaggaggacCCAGACCAGCTACAGgatgagcagcaggaggaagagcaggagCCAGAACATGAAGAAGAGGATGAGAACGCATTGGACCGACGGAAACGCCAGCCACAgatg GATCCTCCTGTGAATCTGCATCCGGAGGACCAGCTGCAGCACCAGGTGCCACCCCAGGTTCAGCATCTAAAGTCAGCCTacgagcagcagcaggagcagcagcggCTGCAGGCTCAGAGGGCAGAGGAGGGCAGGCAGATCCAGAGGCGGCAGGAGGCCCTCCAGgccgagagagagagggtgctGAAGGACAGGGAGCAGAGGCTGAAGGAGGAGCAGGAACGCGAGCGGCAGCAGCACAGGGAGGCCGACAGACGGGAGCAGATCCTGAGAGAAGAACACGAGAG GAAGAGGACTGAATACGAGAATGTGGACAATGATATTCGAGAAGACGACGGTCACGCTGAGGTTGATGAAG AGAGAGACGTTCATATGTTGCACGAGCAGGAGGCGGAGGAGAATCGAGAGACGGATCACAGAGTGCCGCCACATCAGCAG GGTGACATAGACGATGACTTGAACCCCGAGGACGACCCCAACAACCAGGGAGAGGATGAGTTTGACGAGGCCGAGGACGCCCGGCTGCCGCACCGCGCTGCCGAAGCAGATGAAAATGCGgctgaagaggaagaggagcctGCAGCGCCGGCCCAGCACATTCAAATGCATCAAGACCCCAAACAACCGACTGTGGAGGAGGAACTGGTG ATAGCTGGAAATCCAGACCAGCAGGAGGACACACTGGATGACCAGTACCAGGAGGAAGCGGAAGATGAG GCCCAGGAGGACATAGCTGGTGGAcagaagagagaggaggagggagaggatcAATATAACGAAGAGAACAGAGACCAG GATGAAGGTAAAAACCAGGAAGGGCCAAGAATGGACGGGGATCACAGAAATGATGCCAAGAATAACGAGGACGTGAATTacgaggaggaagaagaggagggggaggaggatgCAGACAAGGGAAACAATCGAAGGGCAGAAATGTAG